One Dioscorea cayenensis subsp. rotundata cultivar TDr96_F1 chromosome 17, TDr96_F1_v2_PseudoChromosome.rev07_lg8_w22 25.fasta, whole genome shotgun sequence DNA window includes the following coding sequences:
- the LOC120280836 gene encoding fructose-bisphosphate aldolase 3, chloroplastic-like, whose translation MASMKLSAPPATSQWIGGGRSTFERRVSLLPMVRRGAVAPIRAGAYTDELVQTAKSIASPGRGILAIDESNATCGKRLASIGLDNTETNRQAYRQLLLTTPGLGDYISGAILFEETLYQSTIGGKKFVDCLRDENIMPGIKVDKGLVPLPGSNNESWCQGLDGLASRCAEYYKQGARFAKWRTVVSIPCGPSALAVKEAAWGLARYAAISQDNGLVPIVEPEILLDGDHAIERTLEVAEKVWSEVFFYLAENNVMFEGILLKPSMVTPGAEHKAKASPETIAKHTLTMLKRRVPPAVPGIMFLSGGQSEMEATLNLNAMNQSPNPWHVSFSYARALQNSVLKTWKGLPENIDAAQKALLVRAKANSLAQLGRYSADGEAEEAKKGMFQKGYTY comes from the exons atggcgTCTATGAAGCTAAGTGCACCGCCGGCGACCAGCCAGTGGATCGGCGGTGGCCGGAGTACCTTTGAGCGGAGGGTGTCGCTGCTTCCGATGGTCCGGCGTGGGGCTGTGGCGCCGATCCGTGCAGGGGCATACACCGATGAACTCGTCCAGACTGCG AAATCTATTGCTTCCCCTGGACGTGGAATTCTTGCAATTGATGAGTCAAATGCCACCTGTGGGAAAAGGCTTGCATCAATTGGTTTAGACAACACAGAAACCAATCGCCAAGCTTACAGGCAGCTTTTGCTCACAACTCCCGGTTTAGGCGACTACATTTCTGGTGCCATCCTCTTTGAGGAGACGCTGTACCAGTCCACAATTGGTGGGAAGAAGTTTGTGGACTGTTTGCGTGACGAGAACATAATGCCGGGCATTAAAGTTGATAAG gGTTTGGTTCCATTACCAGGATCAAATAATGAATCCTGGTGCCAAGGCTTGGATGGGCTTGCCTCACGCTGCGCTGAATATTATAAGCAAGGAGCACGCTTTGCCAAGTG GCGAACTGTTGTGAGCATTCCTTGTGGTCCATCTGCTTTGGCTGTCAAGGAGGCTGCTTGGGGCCTTGCTCGTTATGCTGCTATTTCTCAG GATAACGGGCTTGTTCCAATAGTTGAACCTGAAATTCTCCTTGATGGAGACCACGCAATCGAAAGGACACTTGAAGTGGCCGAGAAAGTATGGTCTGAGGTGTTCTTCTACTTGGCCGAAAACAATGTCATGTTTGAGGGTATTTTGCTAAAACCCAGCATGGTAACCCCTGGTGCTGAACACAAAGCCAAGGCATCTCCTGAAACTATTGCCAAACACACCCTAACTATGCTTAAGAGGCGGGTGCCTCCTGCTGTTCCTGGAATCATg TTCTTGTCGGGAGGGCAGTCAGAAATGGAAGCTACTTTGAACTTGAATGCCATGAACCAAAGTCCGAACCCATGGCATGTCTCCTTCTCCTACGCAAGAGCTCTTCAGAACAGTGTCTTGAAGACATGGAAAGGACTCCCTGAAAACATAGATGCCGCACAGAAGGCACTCTTGGTTCGTGCGAAGGCGAATTCCCTGGCTCAACTTGGTCGCTACTCTGCCGATGGTGAGGCCGAAGAAGCCAAGAAGGGGATGTTTCAGAAGGGCTATACCTACTAA
- the LOC120280553 gene encoding T-complex protein 1 subunit delta produces the protein MAAVVPAPPSSSSKTESYVDTKRRDDVRQANILAARAVADAVRTSLGPRGMDKMICSPSGDVIITNDGATILSRMSLLQPAAKMLAELSHSQDAAAGDGTTSVVVLAGSLLRRSLSLLSAGIHPTIVSDSLHKLSLKALEILQSMAIPVELSDRESLVKSAATSLNSKVVSQYSSLLAPLAVDAVLTVVDPANPSLVDLRDVKIVKKLGGTVDDTELVRGLVFDKKVSHAAGGPTRVENAKIAVIQFQISPPKTDIEQSIVVSDYTQMDRILREERNYILGMVKKIKATGCNVLLIQKSILRDAVTDLSLHYLAKAKILVVKDVERDEIEFITKTLNCLPIANIEHFREEKLGFADCVEEVSVGEGKIVKITGIKDMGRTMTVLVRGSNQLVIDEAERSLHDALCVVRCLVNKRFLIAGGGAPEIEMSRQLGAWAKELKGMESYCVKEFAEALEVIPYTLAENAGLNPISIVTELRNRHAQGEINTGINVRKGQITNILEENVIQPLLVTTSAVTLSTECVRMILKIDDIVTVR, from the exons ATGGCGGCCGTCGTCCCCGCTCCTCCCTCATCGTCGTCGAAGACCGAGAGCTACGTGGACACTAAGCGCCGTGATGACGTCCGTCAGGCCAACATTTTGGCGGCGCGCGCCGTCGCTGACGCCGTGCGCACCAGCCTCGGCCCCCGCGGTATGGACAAGATGATCTGCTCCCCTTCCGGAGATGTCATCATCACCAACGATGGCGCTACGATCCTCTCACGCATGTCTCTTCTCCAGCCGGCCGCGAAGATGCTCGCCGAGCTCTCCCACTCTCAGGATGCTGCTGCCGGTGATGGAACTACCTCCGTTGTCGTCCTCGCTGGATCTCTTCTTCGACGATCTCTTTCCCTCCTTTCAGCCGGCATTCACCCCACTATTGTCTCTGACTCCCTCCACAAGCTCTCTCTCAAGGCGCTTGAGATCCTCCAATCTATGGCGATACCAGTTGAGCTCTCTGATCGCGAATCCCTCGTCAAGTCCGCTGCGACATCCCTCAACAGCAAGGTCGTCAGTCAGTACTCGTCCCTGCTCGCGCCGCTTGCTGTTGATGCGGTGCTGACCGTTGTCGACCCCGCTAACCCCTCTCTCGTTGATCTCCGTGATGTGAAGATCGTTAAGAAGCTCGGCGGAACTGTTGATGACACTGAGCTGGTCCGTGGCCTTGTCTTTGATAAAAAGGTCAGCCACGCCGCTGGTGGCCCAACTCGTGTTGAGAATGCCAAGATTGCTGTCATCCAGTTCCAGATCTCGCCGCCCAAAACGGACATCGAGCAAAGCATTGTCGTTTCTGACTATACTCAGATGGATCGCATCCTCAGGGAAGAACGAAATTACATCCTTGGAATGGTGAAGAAGATTAAAGCAACGGGATGCAAtgtgcttttgattcaaaagagcATTTTGAGGGATGCTGTCACTGATTTATCACTGCATTATCTTGCAAAGGCTAAGATTTTGGTGGTGAAGGATGTGGAGAGGGATGAGATTGAGTTTATCACTAAGACGCTGAACTGCTTGCCCATTGCAAACATCGAACACTTTAGGGAGGAGAAGCTTGGGTTTGCTGATTGTGTGGAGGAGGTTAGTGTTGGGGAAGGAAAGATTGTGAAGATCACAGGAATTAAGGATATGGGGAGGACAATGACTGTGCTTGTGAGGGGATCAAATCAGTTGGTTATTGATGAGGCAGAGCGCAGTCTCCATGATGCTCTTTGTGTTGTCAG ATGTTTGGTTAACAAGAGGTTCCTGATTGCTGGGGGAGGCGCTCCTGAAATTGAGATGTCAAGGCAGCTAGGGGCCTGGGCGAAGGAGTTGAAAGGGATGGAGAGCTATTGTGTGAAGGAGTTTGCTGAAGCACTGGAAGTCATTCCATACACATTGGCCGAGAACGCAGGGCTAAATCCAATTTCCATTGTGACCGAGCTTAGGAACCGCCACGCTCAAGGCGAGATCAATACCGGAATCAATGTGAGGAAGGGCCAGATCACAAATATATTGGAGGAGAATGTTATTCAGCCTCTCTTGGTTACCACCAGTGCAGTCACACTCTCAACTGAATGTGTGAGAATGATTTTGAAGATCGATGACATTGTCACTGTGAGGTAG
- the LOC120280274 gene encoding DExH-box ATP-dependent RNA helicase DExH3 produces MLYAAVLRGRLRPLRWLIMPFPSSPSFLPHHSPRNSTGIPMKDGGGGGGVYVPPIPRLRSVIASANGNVGTASRSCDCDWRDGRGVSVEPPMAPSGSGYFRQQRSPYSRYAFEDWSEDDSDRDIDPPSASGKGASTLDNVDEWKWKLSMLLRNQHEQEVVSREKKDRRDYEQLAALAERMGLHSRQYAKVVVFSKVPLPNYRSDLDDKRPQREVSIPIGLQREVDALLGDYLSRKRANRESFPTAPFSRSSSTDSFATDEGLFEQQEPQSSTRPVMEKILRRRSLHLRNQQQNWQESPEGQKMQQFRRSLPANKEREALLAAISRHQVVVISGETGCGKTTQLPQYILESEIDAARGASCSIICTQPRRISAMSVSERVAAERGEKLGESVGYKVRLEGIKGRDTRLLFCTTGVLLRRLLVDRNLKGVSHVIVDEIHERGMNEDFLLIVLKDLLPHRPDLRLILMSATLNAELFSSYFGGAPMLHIPGFTYPVRSHFLENILEITGHRLTPYNQIDDYGQEKMWKMQKQAAFRKRKSQIASVVEDALEAADFREYGSRTRESLLCWNPDSIGFNLIESVLCHICRKERSGAVLVFMTGWDDINSLKDQLQANPLLGDPSKVLLLACHGSMASSEQRLIFDKPPDGVRKIVLATNMAETSITINDVVFVVDCGKAKETSYDALNNTPCLLPTWISKASARQRRGRAGRVQPGECYHLYPRCVYDVFADYQLPELLRTPLQSLCLQIKSLRLGTISEFLSRALQSPEHLSVQNAIEYLKVIGALDEREELTILGRHLSMLPVEPKLGKMLIYGAIFSCLDPILTVVAGLSVRDPFLMPFDKKDLADAARSQFSCHDYSDHLALVRAYNGWKDAERDHSGYEYCWKNFLSAQTLKAIDSLRKQFFFLLKDTGLVDEENHMCNKWSRDENLVRAVICAGLYPGISSVVNKEKSIALKTMEDGQVMLYSNSVNGREAKIPYPWLVFNEKVKVNSVFLRDSTGVSDSVLLLFGGNISQGGLDGHLKMLGGYLEFFMKPDLASTYLSLKRELDELIQSKILNPRMDIQARDELLSAIRLLVSEDPCGGRFVFGRTEPKPKKSGSMLPMNSSGGGGGGGGGGGGDNPKSQLQTLLTRAGHDNPVYKTKQLKNSQFRSTVEFNHMQFVGSPCNNKKLAEKNAASEALEWLLGGASPGSGDIDHMSMLLKKSKKKHHRT; encoded by the exons ATGCTCTACGCCGCCGTCCTCCGGGGCCGACTCCGTCCCCTTCGCTGGCTGATCATGCCCTTCCCCTCCTCCCCTTCCTTCCTGCCGCACCATAGCCCTAGAAATTCTACTGGAATCCCGATGAAGGACGGTGGCGGCGGTGGTGGCGTGTATGTGCCCCCAATTCCCCGCCTCCGCTCCGTCATTGCGTCGGCGAATGGGAATGTCGGCACTGCCTCGAGGTCTTGTGATTGTGATTGGCGGGATGGACGGGGAGTCTCTGTGGAGCCGCCGATGGCGCCGTCGGGGAGTGGGTATTTTAGGCAGCAGAGGTCGCCCTATTCAAGATACGCGTTTGAGGACTGGTCCGAGGATGATTCTGATCGGGATATTGATCCTCCTTCGGCTTCCGGCAaa gGTGCATCAACACTTGATAATGTTGATGAGTGGAAGTGGAAATTAAGTATGCTCCTTCGTAATCAGCATGAACAGGAGGTGGTATCAAGGGAGAAGAAGGACAGACGTGATTATGAGCAACTTGCAGCATTAGCTGAGAGAATGGGCTTACACAG CCGCCAATATGCAAAAGTAGTCGTCTTTAGTAAGGTGCCACTGCCAAACTACAGATCTGATCTGGATGATAAGAGACCTCAGAGGGAG GTCTCTATTCCTATTGGTTTGCAAAGAGAAGTGGATGCTTTGCTTGGAGATTACCTTTCACGAAAACGTGCGAATCGTGAAAGCTTTCCAACCGCACCATTTTCAAGATCTAGCAGCACTGACAGTTTTGCAACTGATGAGGGTCTGTTTGAGCAACAAGAACCTCAATCTTCCACAAGACCTGTTATGGAGAAAATCCTCAGGCGGAGAAGCTTACATCTGCGAAACCAACAGCAGAATTGGCAG GAATCTCCAGAGGGTCAAAAGATGCAGCAATTTCGTAGAAGCCTTCCTGCAAATAAGGAACGAGAAGCATTATTAGCTGCCATTTCTCGACATCAG GTGGTTGTCATCTCAGGTGAAACTGGTTGTGGCAAGACAACGCAACTCCCTCAGTACATTCTAGAATCTGAGATTGATGCTGCACGTGGAGCATCTTGTAGTATTATCTGCACTCAACCAAGACGTATTTCTGCAATGTCTGTATCTGAGAGAGTTGCAGCTGAAAGAGGGGAAAAGTTGGGAGAATCT GTCGGTTATAAGGTTCGCTTGGAAGGAATAAAAGGGAGAGACACCCGCCTCCTTTTCTGCACCACAGGAGTTTTATTAAGGAGACTATTGGTTGATAGGAATTTAAAAGGTGTATCCCATGTTATTGTAGATGAAATTCATGAACGTGGCATGAATGAAG ATTTCCTTCTAATTGTCTTGAAAGACCTTCTTCCACATCGACCTGACTTGAGATTGATCTTAATGAGTGCAACTCTCAATGCTGAGCTTTTCTCATCCTACTTTGGTGGAGCTCCAATGTTACACATTCCT GGCTTCACATATCCTGTTCGGAGTCACTTTCTAGAGAATATTTTGGAAATTACCGGGCATAGACTTACACCATATAACCAAATTGATGACTATGGTCAAGAGAAAATGTGGAAGATGCAAAAGCAAGCAGCATTTAGGAAGCGAAAGAGCCAAATTGCTTCTGTTGTTGAA GATGCATTAGAAGCTGCTGATTTTAGGGAATATGGCTCAAGGACTCGTGAGTCATTATTGTGCTGGAATCCTGATTCGATTGGTTTTAACCTCATTGAAAGTGTACTATGCCATATATGCCGAAAAGAACGGTCTGGTGCAGTTTTAGTGTTTATGACTGGTTGGGATGATATAAATTCTCTTAAAGATCAGCTGCAGGCCAACCCTCTTCTAGGAGATCCTTCAAAGGTTTTATTGCTTGCATGCCATGGCTCCATGGCTAGTTCAGAGCAG AGGTTGATTTTTGACAAACCACCAGATGGTGTGCGGAAAATAGTTCTCGCAACAAATATGGCTGAGACAAGTATAACGATAAATGATGTTGTTTTTGTGGTAGATTGTGGAAAAGCAAAAGAGACATCATATGATGCATTGAATAACACTCCATGCTTGCTTCCAACATGGATTTCCAAGGCTTCTGCTCGACAA AGAAGGGGAAGAGCTGGTCGTGTTCAGCCCGGGGAATGCTATCATCTTTATCCAAGATGTGTGTATGACGTCTTTGCTGATTACCAATTACCAGAACTATTGAGGACACCTTTACAGTCTCTTTGCTTGCAAATTAAAAGTTTACGACTTGGAACCATCTCTGAGTTCTTATCAAGGGCTCTACAATCACCAGAACATTTGTCG GTACAAAATGCCATTGAATATCTGAAGGTGATTGGGGCATTAGATGAAAGGGAAGAGCTAACGATATTAG GCCGTCATTTATCCATGCTTCCTGTGGAACCGAAACTTGGAAAGATGCTTATCTACGGGGCAATATTCAGCTGTCTTGATCCTATACTAACTGTCGTTGCTGGCCTTAGTGTCAGAGATCcatttcttatgccatttgacAAGAAAGAC CTTGCGGATGCTGCAAGATCTCAATTCTCTTGCCATGATTATAGTGATCATCTTGCACTGGTCCGAGCTTACAATGGCTGGAAAGATGCTGAAAGAGATCATTCTGGATATGAGTACTGTTGGAAGAATTTTCTTTCTGCCCAGACACTGAAGGCTATTGATTCTCTTCGAAAgcaattcttttttcttctcaagGATACTGGTTTGGTTGATGAGGAAAATCATATGTGCAATAAGTGGAGTCGTGATGAAAACCTGGTCCGTGCAGTTATTTGTGCTGGCCTGTATCCTGGAATTTCCTCTGTTGTG AATAAGGAGAAGTCAATCGCTTTGAAGACAATGGAGGATGGTCAAGTCATGCTTTATTCT AATTCTGTCAATGGGCGTGAGGCTAAAATTCCATATCCATGGTTAGTTTTCAATGAGAAAGTCAAGGTGAATTCAGTATTTCTTCGAGACTCAACAGGGGTGTCTGATTCTGTCTTGCTGCTCTTTGGAGGGAATATTTCACAAGGGGGGCTT GATGGGCATTTGAAAATGTTAGGTGGTTACTTGGAGTTCTTCATGAAGCCTGATCTTGCATCAACATACCTAAGTCTTAAGAGGGAGTTAGATGAGCTAATTCAAAGCAAA ATTCTAAATCCCAGAATGGACATCCAAGCCAGGGATGAACTCCTCTCAGCCATCCGTTTGCTCGTCTCAGAGGATCCCTGTGGTGGCCGATTTGTCTTTGGCCGGACAGAGCCTAAACCAAAGAAGTCTGGATCAATGCTGCCAATGAATTCCAGTGgcggtggcggcggcggcggcggcggcggtggtGGTGATAACCCCAAGAGCCAACTTCAGACATTGCTCACAAGAGCTGGGCACGACAATCCGGTTTACAAGACAAAGCAGCTGAAGAACAGCCAGTTCAGATCCACAGTTGAGTTCAACCACATGCAATTTGTTGGAAGTCCATGCAACAATAAGAAACTTGCAGAGAAAAACGCCGCATCTGAGGCATTAGAGTGGCTTCTGGGCGGTGCTTCACCAGGCTCTGGAGACATTGACCACATGTCAATGCTACTCAAAAAGAGCAAAAAGAAACATCACAGAACTTAA
- the LOC120280275 gene encoding alpha-1,3-arabinosyltransferase XAT3-like — protein sequence MKTEMKPLRTFAATVKSFKSHARQEPCRITNLLFILSLFLSLSILFLFKSHYCSSPFGKSQTLMSVQVPVKVVNESDDPPLIEDEDEDQEDNNRALINTKSEKTKPICYETSSRSDTCEVEGDVRVQASTNTIFFHPCTSKPQQWRIKPYTRKGDPSALKHVKEWTLKSVMNVEELPQCTKTFTVPAMLFSSQGFTGNFFHDFTDVLIPLFINSYQFHGEVQFLVSDFMSWWVNKFSLILKQLSKHGIVNLEGEEKAVLCYRRLIAGPSFHKELGIDSMKSPNGYSILDFKKLLRQAFGLKRDTVVITKKPKLLIISRKKSREFLNEKEIAQLATSLGFDVVIGEGRWDITVSKFANLVNSADVMLGVHGAGLTNMVFLPKDAVVIQVIPFGGLEKVARRSFEAPTMDMKIKYLDYVIQVNESSLIDQYPKDHPVLKDPMSVHKQGWIALSSLYLVKQNIRIDLQRFRNTLLEAFKLVSNNSSMIHTQ from the exons ATGAAAACAGAGATGAAACCACTTAGAACATTTGCAGCAACTGTGAAGTCTTTCAAGAGTCATGCAAGACAAGAGCCATGCAGAATAACAAatcttctcttcattctctctttgTTCCTCTCTCTTAGCATCCTCTTTCTCTTCAAGTCTCATTACTGCTCTTCTCCTTTtg GGAAATCACAAACACTAATGAGTGTGCAAGTACCAGTGAAGGTTGTTAATGAAAGTGATGATCCTCCTCTGATAG aggatgaagatgaagatcaagaagataATAACAGAGCTCTAATCAATACAAAGTCAGAGAAAACAAAACCAATATGCTATGAAACAAGCAGTAGATCAGATACATGTGAAGTTGAAGGAGATGTTAGAGTTCAAGCAAGCACCAATACCATCTTCTTTCACCCTTGCACTTCAAAACCTCAACAATGGAGGATCAAACCATACACTAGAAAAGGAGACCCTTCAGCTCTCAAACATGTCAAAGAATGGACCTTGAAATCAGTCATGAATGTTGAAGAACTTCCTCAGTGCACCAAGACCTTCACAGTCCCTGCAATGCTCTTTTCCTCCCAAGGCTTCACTGGCAACTTCTTTCATGATTTCACTGATGTTTTAATCCCACTCTTCATCAACTCCTATCAATTCCATGGTGAAGTTCAGTTCCTTGTTTCAGATTTCATGTCTTGGTGGGTAAATAAATTCTCATTGATACTCAAACAATTGTCCAAGCATGGCATTGTGAACttagaaggagaagaaaaggcCGTATTATGTTACCGGAGATTGATCGCCGGACCGAGCTTCCACAAGGAACTAGGCATTGATTCAATGAAATCTCCAAATGGTTATTCTATACTAGACTTCAAGAAATTACTTAGACAGGCATTTGGTTTGAAAAGAGACACTGTTGTGATCACCAAGAAGCCGAAACTTTTAATCATATCAAGAAAGAAGTCAAGAGAATTCTTGAATGAAAAAGAGATTGCACAATTAGCAACGAGCTTAGGCTTCGATGTCGTAATTGGTGAAGGTCGATGGGATATTACGGTGTCAAAGTTTGCTAATTTGGTTAACTCCGCCGATGTGATGCTTGGAGTTCATGGAGCCGGGCTTACAAACATGGTGTTCCTCCCAAAGGACGCCGTAGTAATTCAAGTCATTCCTTTTGGGGGTTTGGAGAAAGTGGCAAGGCGAAGCTTCGAGGCGCCAACTATGGACATGAAGATCAAGTACTTGGATTACGTGATTCAAGTGAATGAAAGCTCACTCATTGATCAATACCCGAAAGATCATCCAGTGTTGAAAGACCCAATGTCAGTTCATAAACAAGGATGGATTGCTCTCAGTTCTCTCTATTTGGTCAAACAAAACATTAGGATTGATTTGCAGAGATTCAGAAACACTTTGTTAGAAGCTTTCAAGCTAGTTTCGAACAATTCTTCGATGATTCATACACAATAG
- the LOC120280230 gene encoding alpha-1,3-arabinosyltransferase XAT2-like, whose translation MIRRSIMGHKKKLVMSFRYTLLVGCLLATMTAITLFVPNSVPFNALSFRVMIHSAEMEIISELENQELMKPLCNVSEPRSEICDMNGDIRIHGNSSSVLFIRKALKRRELYRIRPYARKGDEAAMSSVKQVTVRSSEAAPQCDINHSVPGIIFSVNGYTGNLFHDFTDVLIPLFVTAREFDKEVQFLVTDFNPWWIRKFQLVINQLSKYNVIDMDKDKTVHCFKHVIVGLNCHKELSIDPSKVPKGYSMVDFTRFIRNSYTLNRETPIRIGGDEQGKKPKLLIIARKRTRIFMNLNEIVQMAEELNYNVVIGEASATSNLTQFAEIVNSCDVLMGVHGAGLTNLLFLPTNAVFIQIVPWGGLQWLAMYDFGNPAKDTKLKYLQYEINPEESSLIDEYPRDHLIFKNPISFHKQGWNSIQDTFMNKQNIKLDLRRFRAVLLEALKQLHQ comes from the exons ATGATTAGAAGGAGTATTATGGGTCATAAGAAGAAATTAGTCATGAGTTTCAGATATACGTTGCTTGTCGGATGTTTACTTGCAACGATGACGGCAATTACTTTGTTCGTGCCGAATTCGGTTCCTTTTAATGCAT TAAGTTTCAGAGTCATGATTCATTCAGCAGAAATGG AAATAATTTCTGAACTTGAGAACCAGGAATTGATGAAGCCACTTTGCAATGTTTCGGAACCGAGATCAGAGATTTGTGATATGAATGGTGATATCAGGATTCATGGTAACTCTTCATCTGTTCTATTCATTAGAAAAGCATTGAAAAGAAGAGAATTATATAGAATAAGACCGTATGCTCGAAAAGGCGATGAAGCTGCGATGTCTTCTGTGAAACAAGTCACTGTAAGATCAAGTGAAGCAGCTCCTCAATGCGACATCAATCACAGTGTCCCCGGGATCATCTTTTCCGTCAACGGGTACACCGGAAACCTTTTCCATGACTTCACCGATGTGCTAATTCCACTCTTTGTCACCGCAAGGGAATTTGACAAAGAAGTTCAGTTTCTAGTCACTGATTTCAATCCATGGTGGATAAGAAAGTTTCAACTTGTGATTAACCAGCTCAGTAAGTACAATGTCATAGACATGGACAAAGATAAAACAGTGCATTGCTTCAAACATGTAATTGTTGGCTTGAATTGTCACAAAGAACTCAGCATTGATCCTTCAAAAGTTCCGAAAGGATATTCAATGGTTGATTTCACAAGATTCATCAGAAACTCTTATACACTCAACAGAGAAACACCGATACGCATCGGCGGTGATGAACAGGGTAAGAAACCAAAACTATTAATTATAGCGAGGAAGAGAACTAGaatatttatgaatttgaatGAAATAGTTCAAATGGCAGAGGAGTTGAATTACAATGTTGTGATCGGTGAAGCAAGTGCAACATCGAACTTGACACAATTTGCAGAGATTGTTAATTCTTGTGATGTGTTGATGGGTGTTCATGGAGCAGGGTTaacaaatttattgtttttaccaACAAATGCTGTCTTCATTCAGATAGTTCCATGGGGAGGACTTCAATGGTTAGCAATGTATGATTTCGGAAATCCGGCAAAGGACACGAAGTTGAAGTATTTGCAGTATGAGATTAATCCAGAAGAGAGCAGCTTAATTGATGAGTATCCAAGAGATCATTTGATTTTTAAGAATCCAATTTCATTTCATAAACAAGGATGGAATTCAATTCAAGACACATTCATGAACAAACAGAACATCAAGCTTGATTTGAGAAGATTCAGAGCTGTTTTATTAGAAGCTCTGAAACAACTTCATCAGTGA
- the LOC120280273 gene encoding alpha-1,3-arabinosyltransferase XAT2-like, giving the protein MGYEAKLIRSFSNVEPKKLGFGLLFACFMVSIAYISITKPYEQLPFSSISSRLSSVRINPVITVSMTSRVLDEGSEDAANQTALDVKEKENIIRLHQSSAQNHSDGRQEEFINCNVSDQRSNTCEMNGNIRIHGISSSVELLISDTAKTNQSWRIKPYARKKDNVAMANVREVSLKTSLNDRKLLRCDINHTAPAIVFSIGGYTGNFFHDFTDVLVPLFLTSHHFNGEVHFLVTNMRSWWINKYSLVFKKLSKYQVIDFDKDDKLRCFPKAIVGLRSHKELSIDPKRSPNNYTMLDFTKFMRSTYSLERETPIKYSIRKHNKPRLLIICRRRTRRFTNVNKITKMAEKLGFEVVVGEADSRTSMEKFAWMVNSCDVMMGVHGAGLTNLVFLPTNAILIQVVPWGNLDWISRSYFKEPAMDMKLRYLEYRISEEESTLMEVYPKDHPVFKDSFSIHKLGWNAIKDVFLDKQDVKLNVRRFRGVLVKALKLLHS; this is encoded by the exons TCCATTCTCTTCAA TAAGTTCTCGCTTATCATCGGTACGTATTAATCCGGTGATCACAGTTTCGATGACTTCCCGAGTATTGG ATGAAGGGAGTGAGGATGCTGCAAATCAAACAGCATTAGATGttaaagagaaggaaaatattATAAGGTTGCATCAAAGCTCAGCTCAAAATCATTCag ATGGGAGGCAAGAGGAGTTCATCAATTGCAATGTTTCAGATCAAAGATCAAATACATGTGAAATGAATGGTAATATAAGAATCCATGGCATTTCTTCTTCAGTAGAACTTTTGATTTCAGACACAGCTAAAACAAACCAGTCATGGAGGATAAAACCATATGCTCGGAAAAAAGACAATGTAGCAATGGCTAACGTCAGAGAAGTGAGCTTGAAGACATCACTCAATGATCGAAAACTTCTTCGATGCGATATAAACCACACGGCTCCGGCGATCGTCTTCTCCATCGGAGGCTACActggaaatttttttcatgacttCACTGATGTGCTAGTCCCTCTCTTCCTCACTTCACACCACTTCAATGGAGAAGTTCACTTCCTAGTAACTAACATGCGTTCATGGTGGATCAACAAGTATAGTCTAGTCTTCAAGAAACTATCAAAGTATCAAGTTATCGATTTCGACAAAGATGATAAACTCCGGTGCTTCCCGAAAGCCATCGTCGGTCTCCGAAGCCACAAGGAACTAAGCATAGACCCTAAAAGATCTCCAAACAACTACACAATGCTTGACTTCACAAAGTTCATGAGAAGCACTTACTCACTTGAAAGAGAAACACCAATCAAGTACTCAATAAGAAAGCACAACAAGCCAAGGCTTTTGATCATATGTAGGAGAAGAACAAGGAGGTTTACAAATGTAAACAAGATTACTAAAATGGCAGAGAAGCTTGGGTTTGAGGTAGTGGTGGGTGAGGCTGATTCAAGGACAAGCATGGAAAAGTTTGCATGGATGGTGAACTCATGTGATGTGATGATGGGTGTGCATGGAGCTGGTCTTACAAACCTTGTTTTCCTTCCAACAAATGCAATACTTATCCAAGTTGTTCCATGGGGGAACTTGGATTGGATAAGTAGAAGTTACTTCAAGGAACCAGCCATGGATATGAAGTTAAGGTATTTGGAATATAGGATAAGTGAAGAAGAGAGTACTCTAATGGAGGTATACCCAAAAGATCATCCTGTTTTTAAGGACTCTTTTTCAATACATAAACTTGGATGGAATGCTATCAAGGACGTGTTTTTAGACAAGCAAGATGTTAAGCTTAATGTGAGAAGATTTAGAGGTGTTTTAGTTAAAGCTCTTAAGCTTCTCCATTCATGA